Genomic window (Rosa chinensis cultivar Old Blush chromosome 6, RchiOBHm-V2, whole genome shotgun sequence):
TCAAGATTTTAAATGCCCCATATGTCTGGGAAAGGAAAATGGTTGCATTTCTTGGAGGAAATTAAGCAACAGATGTCGATGTTATGATTAAACTCAGTTGCACATGTTCAAATGATAACTAGGAAAATGGAATTGAAGCTGTTGTTGTAGTGCAATTCTTTTTCTTATTCCATTTGGCTTCAACAATGGAAAATGAAAGCTTTAATTAAGGTTGTGCTCTTGGTAAGATTATCACTCTTTCTACAAGAAACTAGAAACCACCTCTAAAGGTACTTTGTTTAATCTCAGCACATGTGAAGAAATGAATAGTATATTTATATGCTGGCAATTTGTTGTGGTGGATTACAGAGCACACTGAGCTTGGAGCTGCTTATCAGAAGTGAGAAACCCCCATAGACCAAGAGAGTGGTTCATCAATGGCGTTGCAATCAGATCACCAGGCTAAGATAATTGACGGCAAAGCCATAGCACAGACCATCCGATCTGAAATTGCTGAGGAAGTTCGCCATCTCTGTCAGAAATATGGCAAGGTTTGCTCTACCTGAATATTTTAAGTTTACATAGTGGATGAATTATGACAATGCAGTTATTCAATTCTATAGGTCCCTGGACTGGCAGTAGTGATTGTGGGGAGCAGGAAGGACTCCCAGAGCTATGTCAGCATGAAGCGAAAGGCATGCACTGAAGTTGGCATTAAATCTGTCGACATAGATCTCCCTGAGAATGTGTCCCTAGATGATCTCATAGCCAAAGTTCACGAATTAAATGCGAATCGTGATGTACATGGTTGGTTACTTataatgattttctttttaaacTGAGATAATAAATTGCAAACTCTTTTACTTTTTTTCATATTGGAATCTGAAACTATTTTTATGTGCTAAATTTGCATTTGTTGGTAAGGTGGATTTTATTTTTCACGCAGGCATACTTGTTCAGCTTCCATTGCCAAGGCATATTAATGAAGAGAAAGTGTTAAGTGAAATCAGCATCGAGAAGGATGTAGATGGGTTTCATCCTCTCAACATCGGCAAACTTGCAATGAAAGGCAGGGAACCTTTATTCCTCCCTTGCACTCCCAAGGCAAGACACTCAAGTAATGTATTCAAACACAGATGGATGTAGATGCACACACTCATGTTCTCATTGTTTTGAGTGTTCTGTTAAACTAGCAATCCATACTGTCCAAGAAGTTTTCATATGGAACTCTGAAAAGTTATTGATGTATTAAATAGCTGTCTTGTTGTTTTTCTCCACAGGGCTGTCTTGAACTTCTATCACGGAGTGGTATAAGCATAAAGGGAAAGAAGGCAGTTGTGGTGGGAAGAAGTAACATAGTTGGATTGCCAGTTTCATTGCTGCTTTTGAAAGCCAATGCTACTGTTACCGTGGTTCATTCCAACACTCCTGATCCAGAGAGTATCATTCGTGAAGCGGACATTGTTATTGCTGCAGCAGGACAGGCAATGATGGTAGGCAGTTCACATTAGTGTTCTTTGATATACAATCGTCTTATTACATGTCGCTGTTATCTAGTTTAATACTTGTATGGCTTGGAAAATGTACTGCTCTTTCTAGATCTAGTTAAAAGTATTTAATAGTGGTTAAACTCATACTAGCACAGAACACTATCCATGGTTAAATAAAacattttaaaatattaaagaagagaaaccaaatgaaaataagAATAGGATCAGTTGTTGTTTCATACCATTCCAACGTGAAAGAAAAAGGACATTTCTTGGCCCTGATACTTCCATAGTTGACTATCACATGTGAGTTGTAGAACAATCCATTTGATGCTTATAAAATAGCTCTTTTAGTAAGCTGATTGGTTCAATGGAAAGAATGACATCATTTTTTAATTGATTATTTCTCTATACATCTAGTTTGTTAATCAAATCAATAACTGAATTGGTGCAGATCAAGGGTAGTTGGATAAAACCAGGTGCTGCAATTATAGATGTTGGCACAAATGCTGTAGATGACTCCAGTAGAAAGTCGGGTTATAGATTGGTAGGGGATGTACATTTCCAGGAAGCATGTAAGGTAGCTGGATGGATAACTCCGGTTCCTGGTGGAGTTGGCCCGATGACTGTTGCAATGCTTCTCAAGAACACATTGGATGGTGCTAAGCGAGTGATTGCGCAGTGAGGGCTGTTAATCTTTCATAGTCCCCATAATAAGCTGTTGCTAATTTCAGGAGATAATTTTGCAATGGAGTTCACAGGTTTTGATTGGAAAATCCTGTAGTTTTCACTAATATTGCATGGTGTCATGCATCTTGTAGTAAACTAAGTCCTTTCTGATCGATTTGATTTATCTCCCCAAATTCATTTTATATCTCTATAATTATTGTATATTTTGTCAACTAAAGTAAACCTATATATTTACCAAAGAAAGAAATACGTAAATCATTATAATTGCAGAGCAAGTTAATGCAGATATCTTTTTTGGCTACGCAAACTCACTCAACTATCTGTTAGCTTTTTCAGCCATCTCTGATGTGGGATTTTTAGTAGGTTTGTTGGCACCATTCCAGAGCTTCCCATCCCTACTTCTAGCTTGCAGAGTAGATCAAAATAATTGGACACCCCTTTCAACCCATGAGGTCATGTTTAACTAACCTTGCTAAAGCTATACTTTGATTTAGTTACCAGAAGCCGTTTGGCCACCGAAATGTCGATCTTCTTCAAGAATCATCTGTACAAATTTGTTTTTGGTCAAAAAGATTATGAGGTGGTTAAGCAAATTGGTGAATGTCTGGAGTACGCCAGACGTAGATTACGCCACAGAGGACACAGTAATAAGGGTAAATAAAATTTCACCACACTTGCTCCTCTCACGTGACAGATGTTGTGCTACTTCAATTCATCGTTGGCCTCTCATCAACCACAAACCAAATCCCTCAAAGAACAGCTTCGAGAGGCAGGAAAACTCGATGAATTCCAGAAAGGGTTTACAACGTTTTGGGTCTAGTACACACTAATATCATCATTTCTCTCTATGTTCCCTTGATTTCTGTTGCAAAATCAAACTCTTCCAAGTAGAACTGAAGAAATTAAAAGTTTAAACTATAGTTGATCAACTACAACGGAAGAATTATTCTTTCAGTGGGATTCTTAAAATTTATTGCTGCTATTGGCTTCCATTTAGACTTCCAATTTTATTCATCATCAGCTTATAAGCACCATTTCCATATATTTGAAACAtggtgtggtggtggtggaaggGGAGAAGAAGAACTGGCGATAAGAGACCAGAGAGAGAATCCCAGTTTTTCTGAGAAAAAGGTACTTTGATAGTTTGATTCCTCGCCACAAAGTATGCAGATTATATCGAGATCAGAAATAATTACACTACAACAAAGTGAATAGTCTACAAACTCCTAGTATTTTTTACCACAACGACTACAACTTTTATCGAATAGCGTTCGTCATTATGAAATTACATATTGTCCAGACTTAAAAAAATTATGTGGACATCCATGTGCTACGTTTGTTAGTATGACTGGGGCGTAGCTTATACCTGAAGTATTCCAGCGGCTTCCATAATTGGTTGAAATATACATTCGTTCGTGTCATTTGAGACAAATGTCTAGTCAATGCCCTAGCCCTAGCTCTAGCTAGTGATATGACATTCAATAATTGGTATTACCTTGTGTTTCCTCTCATATCTTTTGCTCGTTTATTTCCGTAAATCAGacagaaataaatataaaatgttGCATTGTAAAAGTTAGAGAAGAAACATGCATGAGCTAGCCCATTCCTGATTCCTCTTATATACCTAATTGATTGACGGTTTAACCATTTGACTATCTCTTTGAACCAACCATTACAGGAATAACTATTTAGGGAAGCTTTGCAAAGCGCAAGCTTCAACCGGTTTCGTATTCTAAAATGGTAAAGTGATTTATCAAAGTCTTAAAAGGAGCAGAATCAGGATGGAAAATTTTGGGGGGGGTGGGGGGGGAGGTGGGAATTACGGTATATATTGTTACTTGAGCTGCTCTATTCAGCACACCTATACAGTAGTAGAACTGTTGAAGCAGCAAATCTGGAATACTGTAACGTACAGCAGCAGACAAGATCTCTAATGTATTTAATGTAGCTGTAGTACTTGACATTTATATTTAGTTTTCATACCTAGCTTTAGGTCGCTTCTATTGTCAAATATATTCTCCGGTTtggagaagaagatcaacctacATGCAATTATACCATACATCTCTATAATtgacatatatttaatattgtattcataagtcataacataacatatataattagaaaaatatTCCAAAAAACATACCAGCAGGTCCAGACCCTCAAGTAAGTCCGCCCCTCTTAATCATTCACTTAAACACGATTTCACTACAATTGGGTAGATCAGCTACTTGTGCGAATTGAGTTCATCTTCACCAAAGTCACACTGCATTCTAGCTACTATATATATTACCTACTTCTTTAGTTGTCTGCAATGCATGAAATTAACAATGGCTACTTCAATGAGTACTAATTCTAATGCCTTTGTTTTTCCTCTTGCTTTCTGTTTAGTTGGGATATCTCAGCTGCTGCTTTGCCCAGGTGATGCTCCCAACTGTGATCCCAATTTGATTGAAGCCAGTGATAGGGACAGGCTCCAATTTGCTTTGAACTTGGAATTCTTGGAGACCGAGTTTTTCTTGTATGCTGCTCTTGGCAAAGGTCTAGATGCTATCAGTCCAAATTTAACCCTAGGCGGCCCCCCTCCGATTGGTGCTCAGAAGGCGAATCTCGACCCTCTTGTTCGTCGTATCATCGAGGAATTCGGTTATCAAGAAGTTGGTCATATCAGGTATACAAATTATCAGCTATATCaaaatatttgtgtgtgttctTATATTTAttgttgtttctttctttttcttgtttggaTATGAAGCTCACTCACTATGATGGTGGATTTGCTAATTTCAGATCAATTATTAGAAAAGAAGGAGGGTTTCCCAGGCCTTTGTTAGATCTCAGCCGTCAGAATTTCGCAAAACTAATGGATCGAGCAGTGGGTTTCACTCTGAACCCGCCATTCGATCCATATGCAAACTCACTTAATTATCTCTTGGCAACCTACACCATCCCTTATGTGGGATTAGTAGGTTATGTTGGCACAATTCCATACCTTAAAAACATGACATCTTGCAGAGTAAGAGCTCAACTCTCATTTTTGAGAAAAATCTTATGCAACTCTCATTTTTGAGAAAAATCTTATGCGTGAATTTATTCTTGTTACGTGACGGTACTTAATTACATAAAATCGAGTTTGAACTCATCTACTGGTCAATCTGACTCAATCAATACCGTCACATAGAAAAAATGGTTGCACTAAGTTTTCTCTTATATATAATGATTACATTTTCTATATAATACTGCTAATTTTGTTGTTGTATAGTTGGCTGCATCACTTTTGGGGGTTGAGAGTGGACAAGATTCGGTCACACGTACATGTCTCTATCAGAGAGCCTTTGAGAAGGTGCAGCCCTATAACATCACAGTGGCTGATTTTACAAACCGTATTTCTATGCTTAGGAACGATCTTGCAATGTGTGGGATCAAAGATGAAGGCATCATAGTGCCGGAGAAGCTTGGGGCGGAGAATCGGACGTCCAGTAACATCATATCAGCCGATCCTAACTCGCTTTCGTATGCAAGGACACCGCCGGAGATATTGAGGATTGTATATGCAAGTGGCAATGAATCACTGCCGGGCGGATTTTACCCTAAAGGTGCAAATGGGAATATTGCAAGGCGCTTCTTGAAGATTAATTAACGCTCTCTGCCTCTCTAATCAATACAAGATTTAACACAATCCACTTTGTTAGCCAAACTGCCAAAGTGAGTATGAAATTACTCAAATACCCTCATGTACACTATAGGTCATATTAAATTTGCGTTTAATGAATAAGGGATGTCAATATAATTAGCAAAAGAGTCCATAAGTGCATCCAGCAAACTTTTTACCCCCATCAaatttctaaatgtacccatcAACTTTTTATATAATCTAACCACACCCATCAATTTTTCCTATAATactcttttctttaattaaatcaAGCAAAATTCACACACCCATCAAAACCCATACACCCTGATGAAGAATACCAAACACCCAGCACAACTCTTACACCTTGACATGTATTACACCCAGCAGACACACACAATGTGGAAGCAAGCAATGCACTCTATCCTTGTTATTATCATCGATCCTAATAGATCGGAGGGACTAACAGGATGCAATTATCATAATGGAAGGGAGGCCTTTGCATGGTGAAGATCTCTTACCTAAAATGAAGGAAATCAATTGCAAAGAATCTGAGCAAACCGCTCCATCTCCAAATTCAAAGACGTGTATTCTCAATTTGGATggactttttttaaatttcttcatGACCAAAAGTTATCTTCTCCATCTCaactgcagtttcaaattcTGCCAATATAACTCTCTTGAATAGAGCTTCATTACATATATAACCATCTGCACAGACTTGAGCAGTTCACCGATATAACCTGCATCTTGCTCATCTAGAGTGTCCGGTTGCTTGGCAATCCCAATTGAAGAATCTTCATCTAGACTATCAAAGAAGAACAATAATCTGAGACCATATAGACAACGGTGTACCATTTTTATCAACAAGCCCCACccttttgattgtttgatgccacATGCTATATGGGCTAAATGAGGAACGACCATTATTCTTGCTTTTGATTTCAATTATCTTAACAAACCGGCAGGTCTTAACTCTCCGCCAAAGAACCTCGAAGTTCTTTTTTGAATCTTCATCAGACCCTTCTATACAAACCGCTGGGTACATAGAAaacataatttcaaattttatggtttttttttgttattatcttaatttaccATGACTTTTAATATCATTTCTTATGGGGATACAACTGTCTTTTCATGCAAAATTTATTTGCTAGTTGTATTTAGATATTTgatgggtacatttagaaaagACCCTtagcaaaataaaagaaaagaaaaaaagaaaaaggaagaaacttTCTAATCCCACAACTTCCcagtttttcttctatttttttcctttgattttttttttctttttcaaattatCCCCCCACACAGTGTGTGGTATCTTTCTAGTTCACAAGGCCATCAACAAATTGCCTGTTACTCGATGGATGAACATTTGCTAACAATTATGTGTACGTGATTATAATTGATAAACATACATATAAGATGGTTGATGACAATTAATTGGTAGTCATTCAATCTGATTCCAACTTCAAATTTGGCTGTAGCTTATTTAACTTGGACatatgggccttcagttcataggatgaaaaacaaaaattaatgcTTCACACTTGCTCTTTTTAATTACTTGAGCTATAATTTGAAATAGAAATTCTGATTGCGTATGACATTGgcaagaaaaattgaaaccatTTTGATCAAAGAACTGTGACCAATGTGACTGGAAAATCAGTAGCCGGCTGTTGGATTGGTGAATGATCGCTGCTCTTCCGACGTTTACTACAagccagggccggtcctgagattctAATGGCCTGAggcaaagaattaaaatgtggcctcccatatatatatatatatatgtatatatatgaaatacaaaatcatgtattttgaataaaagtaaatatgaaatataacaaaacaaaagtatatgaatttttattcCCTACATAAATTTCTGAATTAAACTAGTTAGTcatatggaaaaagaaaaggaaaagtttatatggaaaaggaaaaagaaaaagaaaacggtGGGATGGCAGGGTCCAAGAaaaaattaacttaattaaaagagattgaataaaaaaaagagaagtgaAAAGAGGAATGGGAAGCTGGGATTCAAACCTTGGTGGTAAGGACTCAAACTAATTTCAGCTCCATTGGAGCAACAAGCCATTTATTCTTTGGAAaagcaaacaaaatatatatactttCTTTAACATATTTACAGAAACTACGGAGGCCCCCGGGAGCAGGTGGCCTGAGGCGGCTGCCTCAGGTGGCAGCCCTCAGAGCCAGCCCTGCTACAAGCCAATCTGGGGGAGAGGGGAGGATGATGACAACTCGGCGGGCATGGGTTGGTGATGGCGACTGATATTGGCCAAGCTTTGGTGGAGGTGCTGAATTCGGCTGATCTGTCTTCGGGTTTCTCGATCAGAAACCCTAGTTTCATGGTAGGGTTTTGGGCTGGGCCTGGAACAGTGGGCCATTCCATttccttatttttcttttggatcGGGCCTGTTGTGGTTTTGGGGAGTTTGAGGGGGGTGGTAGAGCCCAGTTTGTTTATTTTgctttgaataattattcatacCATGTTCTGCCCTTGATTGTAGCTGTTTGCACGATGAGTGGCGATATACACCATGAAGGTCTCAGGCGTCAACACTTGTCAAGTCAATGGCTTTGATTTAGGGTTGGATATGTGTAGgagatttttacttttttagtttggttgttttgtttttgttagccCTACTATATGCAGTTATTTGGTAATTGAGATGTAATATGAGAGATTTTCGAATTCCTCTAGCTTGACTGAGAGAGGTCGTTATATTAATAGAACCTGATTCtgttcccctaaaaaaaaatgactggaaaatatctatatatacatacattatatatataaatggtcCCTGTTATTAGAAACTTTTGTTGTTTCTTAACACAtgctcaacttttttttttttttattagaaacacATGCTCAACTTAGTTGCTTAGCTAGTTATATTCTtttgggcaatgatatagggcctcaatgaggatTTAAATTTGctcatcacttttattttgtggtgatatcaccaccctattaaaacttgcTACGTCATTtagaattaattgaatacttaaattatatttttttaataaaacatcataattaactataataatgttttataacacatgtcagttttatatatattaagtggtggtatcaccacaaaaatattggtggtgagcaaatttgaatccccctaagatttatggcttcaaatcctaggtgtcatgccatgtaagtaaatacaaattttattttcaattccacataatatatctttccacatcatactattgcacaccaactttaccctattatatttccttttagatgttaggaggtgaatcaattacattaatgaatttaattaggtgacaaaaaaaagatcagctattaattatatatcaatttaagagatatgtctacaaatttaTTGactaatatttttcttcatttaattacattttttttctataatttttctttccaaatggcatcaatatattgaattaggtgtcaagaaatgggcattaaattttctttacaaatattgattaatttcatccaaaaaaataacattaataacttgaatttgaaaaataagTATGTCTAagttaagaggtaagaaaaaattccaTGTTAGCAGCCATTgattatcatctacaatctaaatataagggaaaaaccaaacaaaaaataataaactcaaatataacGTTTAatccctagctacataaagagaagaaaaaaatgaacaaaagaatatatatatatatatataaatatatataatcatatgaatatatatatttttcacattatattttcaaaattaacaGGAActcaacaaaggttgaattcatatacatgtgttatgcaaatctattgatcgaatgtatgtgcaaatctattgactgaattacatgtatggcacgtttacttacttggaatggaaaataatcatgaatcggagacaagtggaatgggagaagaaaggaatcggtattgattccggaggaatgattcctaaacccatctccccccttcgtaatcgaattcctgagtattcaggaatcgattcctaacaaggaggtgagacctacatccatcccgattccttcatgtgttagtaaacgcatgaattatTTTACCCgaaatcattccgattcctttatgtgttagtaaacgcagaaatgtttttaccccgtaatcattccctttccttccaagtaagtaaacgtgctcgtaattttttctattattgattgaaggaaaaaaaaattgttgtttgaatctaagcatgagtgtaatgaaaaaaaaaaaaaccaaatatttattttttttgaagaaaaccaaaataactttgaatcattagattttggaaggataagatagtctttttctcaaaaattacatgatatgatttgacaaataggtgatgtgtgtaggtgaaaTGACATGACACCtgagattgaggccacaaatcattttcctattcttttattgatgataatttttttctttgataaaGAATAGTGTTTAATTATGTGACGATCAATGAAAACTTATTTTTCTATGTTAAAGAGTCAGTCTCCGTGATAGATTTTTATAACAGAGATTTCATGTTAATGTGACAATTTTCAATAATTGTATAAT
Coding sequences:
- the LOC112173023 gene encoding bifunctional protein FolD 2, with translation MALQSDHQAKIIDGKAIAQTIRSEIAEEVRHLCQKYGKVPGLAVVIVGSRKDSQSYVSMKRKACTEVGIKSVDIDLPENVSLDDLIAKVHELNANRDVHGILVQLPLPRHINEEKVLSEISIEKDVDGFHPLNIGKLAMKGREPLFLPCTPKGCLELLSRSGISIKGKKAVVVGRSNIVGLPVSLLLLKANATVTVVHSNTPDPESIIREADIVIAAAGQAMMIKGSWIKPGAAIIDVGTNAVDDSSRKSGYRLVGDVHFQEACKVAGWITPVPGGVGPMTVAMLLKNTLDGAKRVIAQ
- the LOC112174258 gene encoding desiccation-related protein PCC13-62; this encodes MSTNSNAFVFPLAFCLVGISQLLLCPGDAPNCDPNLIEASDRDRLQFALNLEFLETEFFLYAALGKGLDAISPNLTLGGPPPIGAQKANLDPLVRRIIEEFGYQEVGHIRSIIRKEGGFPRPLLDLSRQNFAKLMDRAVGFTLNPPFDPYANSLNYLLATYTIPYVGLVGYVGTIPYLKNMTSCRLAASLLGVESGQDSVTRTCLYQRAFEKVQPYNITVADFTNRISMLRNDLAMCGIKDEGIIVPEKLGAENRTSSNIISADPNSLSYARTPPEILRIVYASGNESLPGGFYPKGANGNIARRFLKIN